GAACACAGTGCAAGCATTACAAGATAATATTTACTCGCCACTTAGTGTGAAATCCATTTATTATCATCACCATTCCCACAAGTTCCACTATAAACCAAGAATCAATGAATAAATATTGAAAATGCTTTCCTAGGATTAGAACATCAGCTAAATGAGCaagagaggctggtgagttcTCAACAGCAAACTCGAACACATGGTCCGGATTCAGCTGTATTTTGGCCCTGATGCAGACCGGACTCCAGCAGTTGGTGAGCACTGGCCTAGACGAATAAACCAATGCAGGTGTGCCCAGAAATAGGAAAGCCGGGCACAGACCAAGTCAAGGGATGTGGGGTGGAAGCCCACTAAGAGGTTGGATGGAGCAGTGTCCCTGAACAGCTTAGGTAAGGTGAGGAAGCTGGGAAGCAGCTCTGTGTTGCCCCCAAGGAACATGTGTCTCAGTTCCCGCTGACGTAGGCTTTCCTTCAGGTTCTGCAGGAGGTCCTCAAGTCTGTCCAGAAAGCAGTGGTCCCTCCACCGCTCCGGGGGCATTGTGAGCAAAAGGTGCAGCCATGCCGTCTTCAGGGAGTATGACGACAGGACCTCCCTCCACTCTCCCCCACCGTGGCTGTCCAGAGCCTGCCCCCCAAGGTCCCTCAGAGCCTTTATCATCTGCAGACACTTCAGGTGGCAGGATCCAACTGGAAGCCGGTTCCTCAGCCAGCCCAGCAGCTTCTGCTCCTGACGAGGAAAGTATGGAGTCcagagctccccctgctgggggCCGCACGCAGAGCCAACCAGGTAGGAGCCGTCCGCCAGCGGCACTGCGGGGATGAGGCGCACACCCATGCAGATGTGGCAGCACACATAGTCAGAGAGTGGTGTAAGGCGTAGCATGACACGGGAGTCACACAGCGACAAGCCCAGGGAACAGTGCCACTCGAAGGGCTGGCGCACAGCGGCAAGGCAACGCTGAATTGCCAGATAGAACCAGCGGAGGACAGCATCTGGGGATAGCCTGTATGCTCCGCCTGTCCCACTCAAACTCAGGAAGCTCCCAGCGAAGGCCTTGTGTTCACGCAACCAGACAGAAGCTCGGGGCATCTCCAGACTACAGAGAGGCAGCATCCAACCCTCTCCACACGAAAGCGTCACTGGCGCCAACTTCAGGCCACAAGGTAGGTGCAGAGGGACCAGGATATCAAAGCAGTCCGCACAGCTCACCTTGTGTTCCTCATAACAGCTGCCGATCTGCACAAAGTCTCCCCTGAAGGCAAAGCATGCTTCGGGAGGCTTCTTGGTACGGCCAGCCCTCACCAGCTCACTGACCAGCTTGGCCACATGTGCCTTGCTGTGTCCGAGGACGTGCGGGGACAAGCACACGTGCCGCTCATAGTAACTCTCCAGCAGCTCCTTCCTCGAGGAGGCCACTCGACAAGTCACCTCAGGAAGCTCACGGAAGACCCTCTTGGTCCTCCTTAGTCGAGAagagcaatatttaaagaagtagCGGAGAATGAAACCCAGCGCAAATAGGGCGAGTAAGAGAGGTCCTACGGATTTGTCTGGGCAGTCTG
The sequence above is a segment of the Brienomyrus brachyistius isolate T26 chromosome 5, BBRACH_0.4, whole genome shotgun sequence genome. Coding sequences within it:
- the LOC125743180 gene encoding inositol 1,4,5-trisphosphate receptor-interacting protein-like 2 — its product is MTVYTLNLRVFWPLVTFVLTVLLLLLHSSLRRVPGSAPADCPDKSVGPLLLALFALGFILRYFFKYCSSRLRRTKRVFRELPEVTCRVASSRKELLESYYERHVCLSPHVLGHSKAHVAKLVSELVRAGRTKKPPEACFAFRGDFVQIGSCYEEHKVSCADCFDILVPLHLPCGLKLAPVTLSCGEGWMLPLCSLEMPRASVWLREHKAFAGSFLSLSGTGGAYRLSPDAVLRWFYLAIQRCLAAVRQPFEWHCSLGLSLCDSRVMLRLTPLSDYVCCHICMGVRLIPAVPLADGSYLVGSACGPQQGELWTPYFPRQEQKLLGWLRNRLPVGSCHLKCLQMIKALRDLGGQALDSHGGGEWREVLSSYSLKTAWLHLLLTMPPERWRDHCFLDRLEDLLQNLKESLRQRELRHMFLGGNTELLPSFLTLPKLFRDTAPSNLLVGFHPTSLDLVCARLSYFWAHLHWFIRLGQCSPTAGVRSASGPKYS